One Pseudomonas brassicacearum genomic region harbors:
- a CDS encoding DUF4404 family protein, producing the protein MPARELQEQLNTLREQLDQNPPLTEVERDDLHALMQQIELELELETQTPDTNLADNVNLAVERFELEHPTLAGTLRNIVQALGNMGI; encoded by the coding sequence ATGCCTGCCCGCGAATTGCAAGAACAGCTCAACACACTGCGCGAGCAATTGGACCAGAATCCACCGCTTACCGAAGTCGAGCGCGATGACCTGCACGCGCTGATGCAACAGATCGAACTTGAGCTTGAGTTGGAAACCCAAACACCGGACACCAACCTCGCCGACAATGTGAACCTGGCCGTCGAACGCTTCGAACTGGAACATCCCACCCTTGCCGGGACCTTGCGCAACATCGTGCAGGCCTTGGGCAATATGGGAATCTGA
- a CDS encoding VacJ family lipoprotein, with protein sequence MRWSHRLAQLCLSAGVLLVPFAAQAATEEDPWESINRPIFTFNDTLDTYALKPLAQGYQYVTPQFLEDGIHNMFRNIGDVGNLANNVLQAKPAAAGVDTARLIFNTTFGLLGFFDVGTQMGLQRSDEDFGQTLGYWGLGSGPYVMLPLLGPSTLRDAPAKLVDDYTAPYRYIDNVSVRNSIRGLNVVDTRASLLSAEKMVSGDKYVFIRNAYLQNREFKVKDGQVEDDF encoded by the coding sequence ATGCGCTGGAGCCATCGTCTAGCTCAGCTGTGTCTTTCCGCCGGCGTCCTGCTGGTTCCGTTCGCCGCCCAGGCCGCTACGGAAGAAGATCCTTGGGAAAGCATCAACCGTCCGATCTTCACCTTCAACGACACCCTCGATACCTATGCGCTCAAGCCATTGGCCCAGGGTTATCAGTACGTGACGCCGCAGTTTCTCGAAGACGGCATCCATAACATGTTCCGCAACATCGGTGACGTGGGCAACCTCGCCAACAACGTGCTGCAGGCCAAGCCGGCCGCTGCCGGGGTCGACACGGCCCGATTGATCTTCAACACCACCTTCGGCCTGCTGGGCTTCTTCGACGTGGGCACCCAGATGGGTCTACAGCGCAGCGATGAAGATTTCGGCCAGACCCTCGGCTACTGGGGCTTGGGCAGCGGGCCGTATGTGATGCTGCCACTGCTGGGCCCAAGCACCTTGCGCGACGCGCCGGCCAAGCTGGTCGATGATTACACGGCCCCGTATCGCTATATCGATAATGTCTCGGTGCGTAACTCAATTCGCGGCCTGAACGTCGTCGACACCCGCGCCAGCCTGTTGTCGGCCGAGAAGATGGTGAGCGGCGACAAGTATGTCTTCATCCGCAACGCCTACCTGCAAAACCGCGAATTCAAGGTCAAGGATGGCCAAGTCGAAGATGATTTTTGA
- the rssB gene encoding two-component system response regulator RssB, translating to MPKTSATLLIIDDDEVVRASLAAYLEDSGFSVLQASNGQQGLQVFEQDKPDLVICDLRMPQMGGLELIRQVTEISSQTPVIVVSGAGVMNDAVEALRLGAADYLIKPLEDLAVLEHSVRRALDRSRLLVENQRYREKLETANRELEASLNLLQEDQNAGRQVQMNMLPVSPWTVDDFRFAHQIIPSLYLSGDFVDYFRVDERRVAFYLADVSGHGASSAFVTVLLKFMTTRLLFESKRNGTLPEFKPSEVLGHINRGLISCKLGKHVTMVGGVIDEETGLLTYSIGGHLPLPVLYTPDSVRYLEGRGLPVGLFNEATYEDHVLELPPVFSLTLMSDGILDLLTEPTLKEKEAALPERVRAAGGSLEGLRQVFGLATLGEMPDDIALLVLSRKL from the coding sequence ATGCCAAAAACCAGTGCCACGCTGCTGATAATCGATGATGACGAAGTGGTGCGAGCCAGTCTCGCAGCCTACTTGGAAGACAGTGGTTTCAGCGTCCTGCAGGCCAGCAATGGCCAACAGGGTCTTCAGGTATTCGAGCAAGATAAGCCCGACCTGGTCATCTGCGACCTGCGCATGCCGCAGATGGGCGGACTCGAACTCATTCGCCAGGTCACCGAGATTTCCTCGCAGACCCCGGTGATCGTGGTTTCGGGCGCGGGCGTGATGAACGACGCGGTCGAGGCGTTGCGCCTGGGCGCGGCGGATTACCTGATCAAGCCCCTCGAAGACCTGGCTGTGCTCGAGCACTCGGTGCGCCGGGCCCTGGACCGTTCGCGCCTGTTGGTGGAAAACCAGCGCTACCGCGAAAAACTGGAAACTGCCAACCGCGAGCTGGAAGCCAGCCTGAACCTGTTGCAGGAAGACCAGAACGCCGGGCGCCAGGTGCAGATGAACATGCTGCCGGTCAGCCCTTGGACCGTCGACGATTTCCGTTTTGCCCACCAAATCATCCCGTCGTTGTACCTGTCGGGGGATTTCGTGGACTATTTCCGGGTCGATGAGCGACGAGTGGCGTTCTATCTGGCGGACGTTTCCGGCCATGGCGCTTCCTCGGCGTTCGTGACGGTGCTGTTGAAGTTCATGACCACGCGTCTGCTGTTCGAATCCAAGCGCAACGGCACGTTGCCAGAATTCAAGCCATCAGAAGTCCTTGGGCATATCAACCGAGGCCTGATCAGTTGTAAGCTGGGCAAACACGTCACCATGGTCGGTGGGGTCATCGACGAGGAGACAGGTTTGTTGACCTATAGCATCGGCGGTCACCTGCCGTTGCCGGTGTTGTATACACCAGACAGTGTTCGTTATCTGGAAGGGCGTGGTTTGCCGGTGGGCCTGTTCAATGAGGCCACCTACGAAGACCACGTGCTGGAGTTGCCGCCGGTATTCAGCTTGACGCTGATGTCTGATGGCATTTTGGACCTTTTGACAGAACCTACACTCAAAGAGAAAGAAGCGGCCTTGCCTGAACGGGTGAGAGCAGCGGGCGGCAGCCTGGAAGGCTTGCGTCAAGTGTTTGGATTAGCCACGCTAGGGGAGATGCCGGATGATATCGCCCTGTTAGTGTTGAGCAGGAAACTTTGA
- the rssC gene encoding anti-sigma factor antagonist RssC produces MSTGRIQFAEQDGTFVLKFVGEVRLTLCSALDATIERIFTALNFSAIVIDLTETRSIDSTTLGLLAKLSILSRQKVGLLPTVVTTHNDITRLLQSMGFDQVFNIVGDPVPCPECLDDLPDQDQSEEEVRIKVLEAHKILMGLNDSNREAFHDLVNALERP; encoded by the coding sequence ATGAGTACTGGTAGAATCCAGTTCGCCGAGCAGGATGGCACCTTTGTCCTGAAGTTTGTCGGTGAAGTGCGCCTGACCCTGTGTTCGGCGCTGGATGCGACTATTGAGCGGATCTTCACCGCGCTGAACTTCAGCGCCATCGTGATCGATCTGACCGAAACCCGCAGCATTGACAGCACCACCCTGGGCCTGCTGGCCAAGCTGTCGATCCTGTCGCGGCAAAAGGTCGGCCTGCTGCCGACCGTCGTCACCACCCATAACGACATCACCCGTCTTCTGCAGTCCATGGGCTTCGACCAGGTGTTCAACATCGTTGGCGATCCCGTGCCATGCCCTGAGTGCCTGGACGACCTGCCTGACCAGGACCAGTCTGAAGAGGAAGTGCGGATCAAGGTGCTCGAAGCCCACAAGATCCTGATGGGGCTCAACGACTCCAATCGTGAAGCGTTCCATGACCTGGTGAATGCGCTGGAGCGGCCTTGA
- the tal gene encoding transaldolase has translation MTSKLEQLKQFTTVVADTGDFEAIARVKPVDATTNPSLLLKASAIHGYAELLNACVADCKGDVGLASDRFGVAVGQEILKVIPGRISTEVDARLSFDTEAMLKRAHRLIDLYEKAGVGRDRVLIKIASTWEGIRAAEQLEREGIQCNLTLLFSFAQAAACADAGVFLISPFVGRIYDWYKKANGNDYTGADDPGVQSVTRIYNYYKANDYKTVVMGASFRNLNQIEQLAGCDRLTVSPELLEKLAADEGKLERKLAPGQAGEARLILNEAQFRWLSNEDAMATEKLAEGIRQFARDQEKLEALLQAKL, from the coding sequence ATGACTTCCAAGCTGGAACAACTCAAACAATTCACTACCGTCGTGGCCGATACCGGCGACTTCGAAGCCATCGCCCGCGTTAAACCCGTGGATGCCACCACCAACCCTTCCCTGCTGCTCAAGGCTTCGGCCATCCACGGCTACGCCGAGCTGCTGAACGCCTGCGTCGCGGACTGCAAGGGTGACGTTGGCCTGGCCAGCGACCGTTTTGGCGTGGCGGTCGGGCAAGAAATCCTGAAGGTGATTCCAGGGCGTATTTCCACTGAAGTGGATGCGCGCCTGTCGTTCGACACCGAGGCCATGCTGAAGCGGGCGCATCGTCTGATCGATCTGTACGAAAAGGCCGGCGTTGGCCGGGATCGCGTACTGATCAAGATCGCTTCTACCTGGGAAGGTATTCGCGCCGCCGAGCAGCTGGAGCGTGAAGGCATCCAGTGCAACCTGACCTTGCTGTTCTCCTTCGCCCAGGCCGCGGCCTGTGCCGATGCCGGGGTGTTCCTGATTTCGCCGTTCGTGGGCCGTATCTACGACTGGTACAAGAAAGCCAATGGCAACGACTACACCGGTGCCGATGATCCGGGCGTGCAGTCGGTGACGCGCATCTACAACTACTACAAGGCCAATGACTACAAGACCGTGGTCATGGGCGCGAGCTTCCGTAACCTCAATCAGATCGAGCAACTGGCCGGCTGTGACCGTTTGACCGTCAGCCCTGAGCTGCTGGAAAAACTGGCCGCCGATGAAGGCAAGCTGGAGCGCAAACTGGCGCCAGGGCAAGCTGGGGAAGCACGCTTGATCCTCAATGAGGCGCAATTCCGTTGGTTATCCAACGAAGATGCCATGGCGACTGAGAAACTGGCCGAAGGTATTCGTCAGTTTGCCCGCGACCAGGAGAAGCTGGAGGCGTTGCTGCAAGCCAAGCTTTGA
- the dusA gene encoding tRNA dihydrouridine(20/20a) synthase DusA: protein MPLDAASPQLLSRRFSVAPMMDWTDPHCRFFLRILSKHALLYTEMVTTGALLNGDHERFLRHHPSEHPLALQLGGSVPADLAACARMAQEHGYDEVNLNVGCPSDRVQNNMIGACLMGHPDLVADCVKAMRDAVSIPVTVKHRIGINGRDSYEQLCEFVGTVREAGCTSFTVHARIAILEGLSPKENRDIPPLRYDVAARLKADFPELEIVLNGGIKTLEACHEHLQTFDGVMLGREAYHNPYLLAEVDQQLFGSTAPVITRAEALAQLRPYIANHLAAGGAMHHITRHVLGLGTGFPGARRFRQLLSVDIHKTKDPLALLDQAGQLLEGR, encoded by the coding sequence ATGCCTCTAGACGCCGCCTCACCCCAACTGCTGTCCCGCCGCTTCTCCGTTGCCCCGATGATGGATTGGACCGACCCCCACTGCCGGTTCTTCCTACGCATCCTCTCCAAACACGCCCTGCTCTACACCGAAATGGTCACCACCGGCGCACTACTCAACGGCGACCATGAACGCTTCCTGCGCCACCACCCGTCCGAACATCCACTGGCCCTGCAACTGGGCGGCAGTGTGCCTGCCGACCTGGCCGCCTGCGCACGGATGGCCCAGGAACACGGCTACGACGAGGTCAACCTCAACGTCGGCTGCCCCAGCGACCGGGTGCAGAACAATATGATCGGCGCTTGCCTGATGGGGCATCCGGATTTGGTGGCCGATTGTGTAAAGGCGATGCGCGATGCGGTGTCGATCCCGGTGACGGTCAAGCACCGTATCGGGATCAATGGGCGGGACAGTTACGAGCAATTGTGTGAATTCGTCGGGACGGTGCGCGAGGCCGGTTGCACGAGTTTCACCGTGCATGCGCGGATTGCGATTCTGGAGGGGTTATCGCCGAAGGAGAATCGCGACATCCCGCCCCTGCGGTATGACGTTGCCGCGCGGTTGAAGGCGGACTTTCCCGAGCTGGAGATTGTGCTCAACGGCGGGATCAAGACGCTGGAGGCGTGCCACGAGCATCTACAGACCTTCGACGGCGTGATGCTGGGACGCGAGGCCTATCACAACCCGTACCTGCTGGCCGAGGTGGATCAGCAGCTGTTCGGCAGCACGGCGCCGGTGATCACCCGGGCCGAGGCGCTGGCGCAGTTGCGACCTTATATCGCCAATCACCTGGCCGCTGGCGGGGCCATGCATCACATCACCCGTCATGTACTCGGGCTGGGTACCGGTTTCCCGGGCGCGCGACGGTTTCGGCAGTTGTTGTCGGTGGATATCCACAAGACCAAGGATCCGTTGGCGTTGCTCGACCAGGCGGGGCAATTGCTGGAGGGACGTTAA
- a CDS encoding metallophosphoesterase: MYRTTSFPPNKEGRDFAVGDIHGHFKLLTKALDKVDFNTEVDRIFSVGDLIDRGPDSIDALNWLEKPWFHAVRGNHEHMLIECISGHGDIPRHIRNGGAWLYDLQPDIQQELSKALQKLPLMIEINLSSDQTIGIVHAEAPVIRSNDGWQEAKDAIAGKSGEQHQRQALKTALYAREKIEQQDHTPIKGIDRLYVGHSTVPGVRRLGNVLYIDTGCAFSDGALSVVNIQTETITRISMSEWRKG, from the coding sequence ATGTACAGGACGACGTCATTCCCACCCAACAAGGAAGGTCGCGATTTTGCGGTGGGCGACATTCACGGGCACTTCAAGCTTCTAACAAAAGCCCTGGATAAAGTGGATTTCAATACCGAAGTGGACCGGATTTTCTCTGTGGGCGACCTCATCGACCGAGGCCCCGACTCTATAGACGCATTGAACTGGCTTGAAAAACCGTGGTTCCACGCCGTACGCGGCAATCATGAACATATGCTTATTGAATGCATCTCTGGCCACGGTGACATACCCAGGCATATTCGAAATGGTGGGGCTTGGCTCTACGACTTACAGCCAGACATTCAGCAAGAACTATCAAAAGCCTTACAAAAACTTCCATTGATGATTGAAATCAATTTATCAAGCGATCAAACAATTGGAATAGTTCATGCCGAAGCGCCTGTCATAAGGAGTAACGATGGCTGGCAAGAAGCTAAAGACGCTATCGCTGGAAAATCGGGGGAGCAGCATCAGCGGCAAGCCTTGAAAACAGCGCTGTATGCAAGAGAGAAAATCGAGCAGCAAGACCATACGCCTATTAAAGGCATTGACCGGCTCTATGTTGGGCATTCAACAGTGCCTGGCGTTAGGCGCTTGGGCAATGTCTTATATATTGATACTGGCTGCGCATTTTCTGATGGAGCGCTTAGCGTGGTAAACATCCAGACTGAAACAATCACTCGTATAAGCATGAGCGAGTGGAGAAAGGGATAG
- a CDS encoding putative adenosine monophosphate-protein transferase Fic: protein MPDKYGVGEDAYCYPGSRVLRNKLDIRDESTLSEAEQQLSAIAADNVEFSSPPYSLAYLQNIHRILFSDLFEWAGELRTVGMSKQATRFCQPEYMEKEANKIFANMAAANWFEGLNRADLIVAVAEVYSDINVVHPFREGNGRAQRILFEHLIMNAGFEISWWGIEKDEWIIANIAAYNCVLAPMEQVFEKCIGQAIQP, encoded by the coding sequence ATGCCAGACAAATATGGAGTCGGCGAAGACGCTTATTGCTATCCCGGCTCCAGAGTCTTGCGCAATAAACTCGATATCCGCGATGAATCGACATTAAGCGAAGCCGAACAACAGCTTTCGGCCATCGCGGCGGACAACGTCGAATTCAGCTCTCCTCCCTACAGCCTTGCTTACCTGCAGAACATTCATCGCATTCTGTTCTCGGACCTGTTTGAGTGGGCCGGGGAGCTGCGCACCGTTGGCATGTCCAAACAAGCCACCCGCTTCTGCCAACCCGAGTACATGGAAAAGGAGGCCAACAAGATCTTCGCCAACATGGCGGCGGCGAACTGGTTCGAGGGGCTGAACCGTGCGGACCTGATCGTCGCTGTCGCCGAAGTCTATTCCGATATCAACGTCGTCCACCCCTTCCGCGAGGGCAATGGCCGTGCGCAGCGCATTCTTTTTGAACACCTGATCATGAATGCCGGGTTTGAAATCAGCTGGTGGGGGATCGAAAAGGACGAGTGGATCATTGCCAATATTGCGGCTTACAACTGCGTTCTGGCGCCAATGGAGCAGGTTTTCGAGAAGTGCATCGGGCAGGCGATTCAACCTTGA
- a CDS encoding YhfG family protein has product MGNISLETKKAYAARTRRSNYAASLRLEGFKMTLADGEEKMPTREEVLKTFAKTKA; this is encoded by the coding sequence ATGGGCAATATCAGCCTTGAAACCAAAAAAGCCTACGCAGCCCGGACCCGCCGTTCAAACTATGCGGCCAGCCTGCGCCTGGAAGGCTTCAAAATGACCTTGGCGGACGGCGAAGAAAAAATGCCGACCCGTGAAGAGGTCTTGAAGACTTTCGCCAAGACCAAGGCCTGA
- a CDS encoding putative DNA modification/repair radical SAM protein has protein sequence MQLIAKLGILADAAKYDASCASSGAPKRSSRGREGLGATDGMGICHSYTPDGRCVSLLKVLLTNFCLYDCQYCVNRRSSNVPRARFTPEEVVRLTLDFYRRNCISGLFLSSGIIRSADYTMEQLIRVARLLREEHQFRGYIHLKTIPDADPMLIEEAGRLADRLSVNIELSSEVSLKRLAPEKQLTTIRQAMGTIHLGQQAVAGEARAPRFAPPGAEHPGDRGADATDDHAILSNAESLYQGYGLRRVYYSAFSPIPDSPASVPLAAPPLLREHRLYQADFLMRGYGYTAGELLSKTGNLDLDIDPKLAWALANREVFPLDVNRAEPALLARIPGIGLRSVQRLVALRRERRVRYDDLVQLRCVLEKARPFIVTSDYRPPDAQVRSGLLRARLRDPQRPVQMGLW, from the coding sequence ATGCAACTGATCGCCAAGCTTGGCATTCTCGCCGACGCTGCCAAATACGATGCCTCTTGCGCCAGCAGTGGTGCCCCCAAGCGCAGCTCTCGAGGCCGCGAGGGGCTGGGCGCTACCGATGGGATGGGGATCTGTCACAGCTACACGCCGGATGGGCGCTGTGTCTCGTTGCTGAAGGTGTTGCTGACCAACTTCTGCCTGTACGACTGCCAGTACTGTGTCAACCGGCGTTCCAGTAACGTGCCGAGGGCGCGCTTCACGCCGGAGGAGGTGGTGCGGCTGACCCTGGATTTCTATCGCCGCAACTGCATCAGCGGCCTGTTTCTGAGCTCTGGCATCATTCGTTCGGCCGATTACACCATGGAGCAGTTGATACGAGTGGCGCGGTTGCTGCGAGAAGAGCACCAGTTTCGTGGCTACATCCATCTCAAGACCATTCCCGATGCCGACCCGATGTTGATTGAAGAGGCAGGACGGTTGGCCGATCGATTGAGCGTGAACATCGAGTTGTCCTCCGAGGTGAGCCTCAAGCGACTGGCTCCGGAAAAACAACTGACAACCATTCGCCAAGCTATGGGCACCATCCACCTGGGTCAACAAGCGGTGGCTGGGGAGGCGAGGGCGCCTCGTTTTGCTCCGCCGGGGGCAGAGCACCCAGGTGATCGTGGGGCGGATGCCACCGACGACCACGCCATCCTGAGCAACGCCGAGTCGCTCTACCAGGGGTACGGCTTGCGGCGGGTCTACTACTCGGCATTCAGTCCGATTCCCGACAGTCCTGCCAGCGTGCCCTTGGCGGCACCTCCATTACTGCGCGAGCACCGGCTCTACCAGGCCGACTTTCTCATGCGCGGTTACGGTTACACGGCGGGTGAGCTTTTGAGCAAAACCGGTAACCTGGACCTGGACATCGACCCCAAGCTGGCCTGGGCGCTGGCCAACCGTGAGGTTTTTCCACTGGACGTCAATCGTGCCGAGCCTGCGTTGCTGGCGCGTATTCCGGGGATTGGGTTGCGTAGCGTCCAACGTCTGGTTGCCCTGCGCAGGGAGCGGCGGGTTCGTTATGACGACTTGGTGCAGTTGCGTTGCGTGCTGGAGAAGGCGCGGCCGTTCATCGTCACCAGCGACTACCGGCCACCTGATGCGCAGGTGCGGAGCGGCCTGCTGCGGGCGCGTTTGCGCGATCCCCAGAGGCCGGTGCAGATGGGGCTGTGGTAA
- a CDS encoding TIGR03915 family putative DNA repair protein: protein MVMIALECDDDFSTWRDQARTLLSHGIDPSDVTWTQGPMADLLAVPTSLPRDPGPFRTRVPAALLALLEQAGRYQGEQRWNLLYEVLWRVAHGDRTAMLAGDRLGSELQRRIKQVQREAHHLHAFVRFIPLPQAIAESLQLDLVSFHQPAHDILESASGHFAERLGKQRWLIATPRDGIRFDGQTLNYQRQCPEQWRQWARHAEDPGAELWRTYYRHIFNPARLNPQALRQHMPGRFWRHLPEGDLIPQLVGQARQGKQRDGQALEVRERKGKRIMSP from the coding sequence GTGGTAATGATTGCCTTGGAGTGTGATGACGATTTCTCTACCTGGCGCGATCAGGCACGGACGCTGCTCAGCCATGGAATAGACCCAAGCGACGTTACATGGACCCAAGGCCCTATGGCCGACTTGTTGGCCGTGCCGACGTCGCTGCCCCGAGATCCGGGGCCGTTCCGCACGCGAGTGCCGGCGGCTTTGTTGGCGCTACTTGAACAGGCTGGACGCTACCAGGGTGAGCAACGTTGGAACCTGCTTTACGAAGTGCTCTGGCGCGTCGCCCATGGCGACCGTACGGCCATGCTGGCCGGCGATCGCCTGGGCAGTGAATTGCAGCGCAGGATCAAGCAGGTCCAGCGCGAGGCTCATCACCTGCACGCCTTCGTGCGCTTCATCCCGTTGCCGCAGGCAATAGCCGAGTCATTACAGCTGGACCTGGTTTCCTTTCACCAGCCGGCCCATGACATCCTCGAAAGCGCGAGTGGGCATTTTGCCGAACGACTTGGCAAACAACGCTGGCTGATCGCAACGCCCCGTGACGGCATCCGCTTCGATGGTCAGACGTTGAATTACCAACGCCAGTGCCCGGAGCAGTGGCGACAATGGGCGCGTCACGCCGAAGATCCTGGCGCCGAGCTGTGGCGGACCTATTACCGACACATCTTCAACCCAGCGCGACTCAACCCCCAGGCGCTGCGCCAGCACATGCCCGGGCGCTTCTGGCGGCACCTGCCGGAGGGAGACCTGATTCCTCAACTGGTGGGCCAGGCGCGGCAGGGTAAGCAGCGGGATGGGCAGGCGCTGGAGGTGAGGGAGAGGAAAGGCAAGCGGATAATGAGCCCCTGA
- a CDS encoding WG repeat-containing protein: protein MNLTQPRLRLLLILSAILLVVGGTSYYLFRQSTTWADESFTAEDMNEGGIEDIGTLTLPEAQKRLNYLIHDTGETLRALDLVIDSEFSLTVEKTESGSQQELQYEELFVPFTSAQVKTALAANQDLRFVQRLFADSSEVRFDTSSLDPLWKRAATPDEPAAEQYRPERLRFRDGSEKAFADLKVSSKSGPDDDESLDAPITLAVNKPLASLSLTIAYRSYPAFKKVVLDKDHPRVTLDDGQSFQLTALGDASASIRLSTPKMSTFVVQGLTDSDKALYSNGNSTRSFPSDGDIAAMHTFYKALLQTKNDLDRLKTSQAVQHHVEQLASNLSTQAGPLKNTEVDYQFEATPQRIVIHVLDPMEDHTAVIDEVHNVLAEQSRYIARERKSGLYGFIDQAGQWLIKPRWTEVQDGGVADTYTLFTLEKSSEPQRDVQEVRSQLAYFAPGSNKLINLPFEYISQTLDNDLLLVERETNGPYGIYDAKAHRFTLPMKFVNPTVTGNVFIARLGTRTYATEGHYGAYTLAGKEILPPQFSNIEQSGEYLYTHSADQSRQDVFDLEGKRINAPGYNVIGRFFGEQPLLVQDAKSKKFAFINRQGTPLTIKLPYDEVEPFSNGMAVVGRDQSYGAIDLTGRLRIPLEYNRISAFQTRYAAAIPAGSGTGLVLISQRNEQFKKLGSYTSMTVPDNGNEARYSVRDPNNSDEYLVYDADGNLVKEEE from the coding sequence ATGAACCTTACCCAGCCTCGTTTGAGATTGCTGTTGATACTGAGCGCGATCCTGTTAGTGGTGGGCGGCACGTCCTACTACCTGTTTCGCCAGAGCACTACGTGGGCAGATGAAAGCTTCACCGCCGAGGACATGAACGAAGGGGGCATAGAGGACATCGGCACTCTGACACTGCCTGAGGCGCAAAAGCGTCTGAATTACCTGATCCATGACACCGGTGAAACCCTCAGAGCCTTGGACTTGGTCATTGACTCGGAATTTAGCCTCACCGTCGAAAAAACCGAGTCGGGCAGCCAGCAAGAACTGCAATACGAGGAGCTGTTTGTTCCCTTCACCAGTGCACAGGTGAAAACGGCACTGGCAGCGAACCAGGACCTGCGTTTTGTTCAGCGGCTTTTTGCTGACAGTTCCGAAGTGAGGTTCGACACCAGCAGCCTTGACCCTCTGTGGAAGCGTGCTGCCACGCCGGATGAGCCGGCGGCCGAACAGTACCGCCCAGAACGCCTGCGTTTTCGAGACGGCAGTGAGAAAGCGTTCGCCGATCTCAAGGTGTCCTCCAAGTCAGGCCCGGATGATGATGAGTCGCTCGATGCCCCTATCACGCTGGCGGTCAACAAACCCTTGGCCAGCCTCAGCCTGACGATCGCTTACCGCAGCTATCCGGCGTTCAAAAAAGTGGTCTTGGACAAGGACCATCCGCGAGTGACCCTGGACGACGGCCAATCTTTTCAGCTCACGGCCCTGGGTGACGCCAGCGCCTCGATACGGCTGAGTACGCCCAAAATGTCGACCTTCGTCGTGCAGGGTTTGACCGACTCGGACAAGGCGCTTTACAGCAACGGCAACAGCACCCGCTCCTTCCCTTCGGACGGCGATATTGCGGCGATGCATACTTTTTACAAAGCCCTACTGCAAACCAAGAATGATCTCGATCGGCTCAAGACCAGTCAGGCGGTGCAACACCACGTGGAGCAACTGGCCAGCAATCTTTCCACTCAGGCGGGGCCGCTGAAAAACACCGAGGTCGACTACCAGTTCGAGGCCACGCCGCAGCGTATCGTCATTCATGTGCTCGATCCGATGGAAGATCACACCGCCGTTATTGACGAGGTGCATAACGTCCTGGCAGAGCAATCGCGTTACATCGCCCGCGAGCGGAAATCCGGTCTTTACGGCTTCATCGATCAGGCCGGACAGTGGTTGATCAAACCGCGCTGGACAGAAGTGCAGGATGGCGGAGTGGCGGATACCTACACGTTGTTTACGCTGGAAAAATCCAGCGAGCCGCAACGGGACGTGCAGGAAGTGCGGAGCCAACTCGCTTACTTCGCCCCCGGCAGCAATAAACTCATAAACCTGCCGTTCGAATACATCTCGCAAACATTGGACAATGACCTGCTGCTGGTAGAGCGTGAAACCAACGGCCCCTATGGGATTTACGACGCCAAGGCGCACCGCTTCACGCTGCCGATGAAGTTCGTCAATCCCACGGTCACCGGCAACGTGTTCATTGCCCGTCTCGGCACTAGAACCTATGCCACGGAAGGCCACTACGGCGCTTATACCCTGGCCGGCAAGGAGATTCTGCCACCGCAGTTCTCCAACATTGAGCAAAGCGGTGAGTACCTCTACACCCACTCAGCCGACCAGAGTCGCCAGGACGTCTTCGACCTGGAAGGCAAGCGAATCAACGCCCCGGGCTACAACGTGATCGGTCGTTTTTTTGGCGAGCAACCGCTGTTGGTGCAGGACGCTAAAAGTAAGAAGTTTGCTTTTATCAACCGCCAGGGCACGCCGCTTACCATCAAACTCCCCTATGACGAGGTGGAGCCGTTCTCCAACGGTATGGCAGTGGTCGGCCGTGACCAAAGCTATGGTGCCATCGACCTGACCGGCAGATTGCGGATTCCGCTGGAGTACAACAGGATCAGTGCGTTCCAAACCCGCTACGCCGCCGCCATCCCGGCCGGCAGTGGAACGGGGCTGGTGCTGATCAGTCAACGCAACGAACAATTCAAGAAGCTCGGCTCTTACACCAGCATGACCGTTCCTGATAACGGCAACGAAGCCCGTTACAGCGTGAGGGATCCGAACAACTCTGACGAGTACCTGGTCTATGACGCCGATGGCAATCTTGTGAAGGAAGAAGAATAA